A window of Ptychodera flava strain L36383 chromosome 1, AS_Pfla_20210202, whole genome shotgun sequence contains these coding sequences:
- the LOC139145439 gene encoding peptidyl-prolyl cis-trans isomerase G-like: protein MAQGYHQLIERAPPTTFVADRQQESPYRHHNSDYHQQDNYRANQRLPSSEFSALPYNKSRDAININENIWRGSDPPDIDYRRHQSWHSHLQSHPSREERVKQDSRSPSKSQMKHHQKQTPADKQTPQNDNDRRRERSRNENSKRNIPYTEKQHQRTDNNNSQVREALSEYVKNQYRNKDYKTAKDRYREETAQYNADGRRRSQDHRIHKNPVKETKPARLPALSEKPKQTQSIANDAYMTQSSNNPEHQKGMMFQGQHEKYGPTKRQYKSADDLYEDNALPGFQVKLRVRDNEGTLGDEIFYYSSTSLFQEETDI from the coding sequence ATGGCTCAGGGCTATCACCAACTCATTGAAAGAGCGCCACCAACGACGTTTGTCGCTGATCGACAGCAGGAGTCTCCGTATAGACATCACAATTCAGACTACCATCAGCAAGACAACTACAGAGCAAATCAAAGACTGCCCTCATCGGAATTCAGTGCACTGCCATACAATAAATCACGTGATGCAATAAATATAAACGAAAACATTTGGCGTGGATCGGACCCGCCTGACATTGACTACAGACGACATCAAAGTTGGCACTCTCATCTGCAGAGTCATCCAAGCAGGGAGGAAAGAGTGAAGCAAGATTCAAGAAGTCCTTCAAAAAGTCAAATGAAACATCATCAAAAGCAAACCCCCGCCGACAAACAAACGCcacaaaatgacaatgacaGACGTCGAGAGAGGAGTCGAAATGAAAACAGTAAAAGGAACATACCATATACTGAAAAGCAACACCAGAGAACGGACAATAATAACTCGCAAGTTCGCGAAGCCCTCTCAGAATATGTTAAGAATCAGTACCGTAACAAAGACTACAAAACTGCCAAAGACAGATACAGAGAAGAGACTGCTCAGTATAACGCTGATGGACGCAGGAGAAGTCAAGACCACAGAATTCACAAAAACCCTGTGAAAGAAACCAAACCCGCCAGGTTGCCAGCACTATCAGAAAAACCAAAACAGACTCAGAGCATTGCTAATGATGCATACATGACTCAAAGTAGTAATAACCCAGAACATCAGAAAGGCATGATGTTTCAGGGCCAACATGAAAAATATGGACCTACAAAACGCCAATACAAAAGCGCAGATGACCTTTACGAAGACAATGCTCTTCCAGGCTTCCAAGTCAAACTCAGAGTTAGAGACAATGAAGGAACTTTAGgagatgaaatattttattattctagCACTTCCCTCTTCCAGGAAGAGACGgatatttga